Genomic DNA from Acidisoma sp. PAMC 29798:
GCGGTCCGGCTCATCTGCCAGGTGGACATGGACCTGCGCCAGGCGCGGTTCCATCCGGCGGATCGTCGATTCGATATCCTGCCGCAGCGCTTCGCGCGGCTCATGATGATTCAATGCCCCGGAGGTGAAATCCGGCACGCCATAATGAAAGCTCGACATGCGGAGATGGCGCAAGTGAGCCGGGACGCTCTGCCAAGGCCGATGCGCGTTCAACAACGCTTCGAGATCGCGATGCACCGCGTCGCGCAGGCTGCGCAAGGCATCGGCGGTCGGATCGCTGTCGCTGTCACCCAGCAAGCGGTCGAGCACGGAGGTTCGCACACGGCGGGAGGCCGCATAGCTGCCGGCTGCGCCCACGCGCCTCACAGCGAAGACCTCATCCGATCACCAGGGTTCCAAGATCCTGGACCGCGACACCCTCGTCACCGACGAGCAGCAGGCGCTGGCCCCGACCACGGATCAACGCCTCGCCGGACCAATCCGTCTTGCGACCGACCGCGAACAGCCCATCGCTCTCAGGCG
This window encodes:
- the tssE gene encoding type VI secretion system baseplate subunit TssE, with product MRRVGAAGSYAASRRVRTSVLDRLLGDSDSDPTADALRSLRDAVHRDLEALLNAHRPWQSVPAHLRHLRMSSFHYGVPDFTSGALNHHEPREALRQDIESTIRRMEPRLAQVHVHLADEPDRLRSVLRLRIDALLQVEPIVARIAFDTVVNISTAQMVLQLRNGV